From Coffea arabica cultivar ET-39 chromosome 2e, Coffea Arabica ET-39 HiFi, whole genome shotgun sequence, the proteins below share one genomic window:
- the LOC113730689 gene encoding copper transport protein ATX1-like, with amino-acid sequence MSQTVVLKVGMSCQGCVGAVNRVLSKMEGVESFDIDLKEQKVTVKGNVQPEAVLQTVSKTGKKTSFWEEGASAAPESKPAETVAETESKSAETVAETESKSTETVAETESKPAETVAAA; translated from the exons ATGTCTCAG ACTGTTGTCCTCAAGGTTGGCATGTCATGCCAAGGCTGTGTTGGAGCTGTGAATCGGGTGTTAAGCAAAATGGAAG GCGTGGAATCATTTGACATTGATCTTAAGGAGCAGAAAGTGACAGTAAAGGGTAATGTACAGCCTGAAGCAGTCCTTCAGACTGTTTCAAAGACCGGGAAGAAGACTTCTTTCTGGGAAGAAGGAGCATCAGCTGCACCTGAATCGAAGCCCGCAGAAACTGTTGCAGAAACTGAATCGAAGTCCGCAGAAACTGTTGCAGAAACTGAATCGAAGTCCACAGAAACTGTTGCAGAAACTGAATCGAAGCCCGCAGAAACTGTTGCAGCTGCATAA
- the LOC113728500 gene encoding pentatricopeptide repeat-containing protein At3g49170, chloroplastic-like isoform X1: MQSFASLLQNCAKHKSIFSGKAVHAQLIRSGFIPDVYTNNHLLSMYLQLGQMGYAQTVFDIMPKRNVITWTTLICSFSQMGLSEKALSCLRSMVLEGFLPNEHTYVGAISACVNTRAVSIGKEIHGRIYRTQDSLNSFVSNSLVNFYGKCGLLKSARLAFDAILEPNLVAWASLISSCFQCGQNEEGLKLFLRSLRVGMTVNEFTCSSVLGACTVLENLELGKQIHCLIVKCCILMDQFVITGLVNFYAKCGQLEAAHQAFLEANEPHLSAWTALIGGCVQQGKGRDAILLFHRMLSSGMKPSEKTFASVFGAIDDGMDVRVGKQLHSLIIKLGFDSFTVVCNTTLAFYIKRGLVEEALKTFYEMDEYDIVTWNAMITGFVGSGHYEGAIQFLRDMLFEGFDPNLYTYSSLLSICGDLPAVQWGKQIHSRILKPGFDSNVVVGSALIDMYAKCGRMDAARKVFDTFPSRNLISWNTMLVGYAQNGFAKEALEIYDMMQMNGVKPNDITFIGVLSACGHVGLLQEGLCHFNSMIGDYRITPKADHLACMVSLFARHGQTQEAFDFIRRFPGEADKVVWRCLLSGCKTNKDVVLGKYAAERVLSIDPDDTSVHIMLSNIYAGLRMWNELAETRKLMKEKTLKKDTGFSWTELKNRIVLFSASQNPHLEQNSLHEVLSGLAAQMVDEKYVPEIMFSLQCGFLNFRTWEVD, from the exons ATGCAGTCCTTTGCTTCCCTCTTGCAGAATTGCGCCAAGCACAAGTCCATTTTCAGCGGCAAAGCAGTTCATGCTCAGCTAATCAGGTCCGGATTTATCCCAGATGTTTATACAAACAATCATTTGCTCTCGATGTACCTACAGTTGGGGCAGATGGGCTATGCTCAAACCGTGTTCGACATAATGCCAAAACGAAACGTTATCACTTGGACGACGTTGATTTGCTCGTTTTCTCAGATGGGTCTCTCGGAAAAAGCCTTAAGTTGCCTGAGGTCAATGGTTCTTGAAGGGTTTTTGCCGAACGAGCATACTTATGTTGGTGCTATATCTGCTTGTGTTAATACAAGGGCTGTTAGTATTGGGAAGGAAATTCACGGGAGGATATATAGGACTCAGGATAGTTTGAATAGCTTTGTCAGTAATTCTTTGGTTAATTTTTACGGcaaatgtgggttgttgaaGTCGGCTAGGCTTGCATTTGATGCTATCTTGGAGCCTAATTTGGTTGCCTGGGCTTCACTCATATCTTCTTGTTTTCAGTGTGGACAGAACGAGGAAGGTTTGAAATTGTTCTTAAGGTCTTTGAGGGTGGGAATGACTGTTAACGAGTTCACTTGTTCGAGTGTTCTGGGTGCTTGTACTGTGTTGGAGAATTTGGAACTTGGGAAGCAAATCCACTGCCTAATCGTTAAGTGTTGTATTCTAATGGATCAGTTTGTTATTACTGGGTTGGTAAATTTTTATGCCAAGTGTGGCCAATTGGAAGCTGCACATCAGGCTTTTCTAGAGGCTAATGAGCCACATTTGTCAGCTTGGACTGCGTTAATAGGGGGCTGTGTACAACAGGGAAAGGGGAGAGATGCTATTTTACTTTTTCATAGGATGCTTTCTTCTGGTATGAAACCAAGTGAGAAAACTTTTGCATCTGTCTTTGGAGCCATTGATGATGGAATGGATGTACGAGTTGGTAAACAACTTCATTCTTTGATCATAAAATTAGGATTTGATTCATTTACCGTAGTCTGCAATACAACTTTGGCTTTTTACATTAAAAGAGGTCTTGTTGAGGAGGCTCTGAAGACTTTTTATGAGATGGATGAATATGATATTGTCACTTGGAATGCCATGATTACTGGCTTTGTAGGCTCTGGTCATTATGAAGGAGCAATTCAGTTTCTGCGTGACATGCTTTTTGAGGGTTTTGACCCTAACCTTTATACCTATTCTAGCCTCTTGAGCATTTGTGGGGATTTACCAGCAGTCCAGTGGGGAAAGCAAATTCATTCTCGCATTCTAAAACCTGGATTTGATTCAAATGTGGTTGTTGGAAGTGCCTTGATTGATATGTATGCCAAGTGTGGACGTATGGATGCTGCTAGGAAAGTTTTTGATACATTTCCTTCAAGGAACTTGATTTCTTGGAATACCATGCTGGTTGGCTATGCTCAAAATGGGTTTGCAAAGGAAGCTTTGGAGATCTATGAtatgatgcaaatgaatgggGTTAAACCCAATGACATCACATTTATTGGGGTGTTGTCTGCCTGTGGTCATGTAGGCCTTTTACAGGAAGGATTGTGCCACTTTAACTCCATGATTGGAGACTACAGGATCACTCCAAAGGCAGATCATCTGGCCTGTATGGTCAGTCTATTTGCCCGCCATGGACAAACACAAGAAGCATTTGATTTCATAAGGCGTTTTCCAGGAGAGGCAGATAAAGTTGTCTGGCGCTGTCTTTTGTCAGGCTGCAAAACTAATAAAGATGTGGTTTTGGGGAAATATGCAGCTGAAAGGGTATTAAGTATTGATCCTGATGATACTTCAGTGCATATCATGTTATCTAATATTTATGCAGGCTTAAGGATGTGGAATGAATTGGctgagactagaaaattgatgAAGGAGAAGACACTGAAGAAGGACACTGGGTTCAGCTGGACAGAGTTGAAGAACAGGATAGTTCTGTTCTCTGCAAGTCAAAATCCACATCTTGAGCAAAACAGTCTCCATGAAGTTTTGAGTGGATTGGCTGCCCAGATGGTTGATGAGAAATATGTTCCTGAAATCATGTTCTCGCTGCAATGTg GATTTCTTAATTTCAGAACTTGGGAAGTAGATTGA
- the LOC113728500 gene encoding pentatricopeptide repeat-containing protein At3g49170, chloroplastic-like isoform X2 produces the protein MQSFASLLQNCAKHKSIFSGKAVHAQLIRSGFIPDVYTNNHLLSMYLQLGQMGYAQTVFDIMPKRNVITWTTLICSFSQMGLSEKALSCLRSMVLEGFLPNEHTYVGAISACVNTRAVSIGKEIHGRIYRTQDSLNSFVSNSLVNFYGKCGLLKSARLAFDAILEPNLVAWASLISSCFQCGQNEEGLKLFLRSLRVGMTVNEFTCSSVLGACTVLENLELGKQIHCLIVKCCILMDQFVITGLVNFYAKCGQLEAAHQAFLEANEPHLSAWTALIGGCVQQGKGRDAILLFHRMLSSGMKPSEKTFASVFGAIDDGMDVRVGKQLHSLIIKLGFDSFTVVCNTTLAFYIKRGLVEEALKTFYEMDEYDIVTWNAMITGFVGSGHYEGAIQFLRDMLFEGFDPNLYTYSSLLSICGDLPAVQWGKQIHSRILKPGFDSNVVVGSALIDMYAKCGRMDAARKVFDTFPSRNLISWNTMLVGYAQNGFAKEALEIYDMMQMNGVKPNDITFIGVLSACGHVGLLQEGLCHFNSMIGDYRITPKADHLACMVSLFARHGQTQEAFDFIRRFPGEADKVVWRCLLSGCKTNKDVVLGKYAAERVLSIDPDDTSVHIMLSNIYAGLRMWNELAETRKLMKEKTLKKDTGFSWTELKNRIVLFSASQNPHLEQNSLHEVLSGLAAQMVDEKYVPEIMFSLQCGE, from the coding sequence ATGCAGTCCTTTGCTTCCCTCTTGCAGAATTGCGCCAAGCACAAGTCCATTTTCAGCGGCAAAGCAGTTCATGCTCAGCTAATCAGGTCCGGATTTATCCCAGATGTTTATACAAACAATCATTTGCTCTCGATGTACCTACAGTTGGGGCAGATGGGCTATGCTCAAACCGTGTTCGACATAATGCCAAAACGAAACGTTATCACTTGGACGACGTTGATTTGCTCGTTTTCTCAGATGGGTCTCTCGGAAAAAGCCTTAAGTTGCCTGAGGTCAATGGTTCTTGAAGGGTTTTTGCCGAACGAGCATACTTATGTTGGTGCTATATCTGCTTGTGTTAATACAAGGGCTGTTAGTATTGGGAAGGAAATTCACGGGAGGATATATAGGACTCAGGATAGTTTGAATAGCTTTGTCAGTAATTCTTTGGTTAATTTTTACGGcaaatgtgggttgttgaaGTCGGCTAGGCTTGCATTTGATGCTATCTTGGAGCCTAATTTGGTTGCCTGGGCTTCACTCATATCTTCTTGTTTTCAGTGTGGACAGAACGAGGAAGGTTTGAAATTGTTCTTAAGGTCTTTGAGGGTGGGAATGACTGTTAACGAGTTCACTTGTTCGAGTGTTCTGGGTGCTTGTACTGTGTTGGAGAATTTGGAACTTGGGAAGCAAATCCACTGCCTAATCGTTAAGTGTTGTATTCTAATGGATCAGTTTGTTATTACTGGGTTGGTAAATTTTTATGCCAAGTGTGGCCAATTGGAAGCTGCACATCAGGCTTTTCTAGAGGCTAATGAGCCACATTTGTCAGCTTGGACTGCGTTAATAGGGGGCTGTGTACAACAGGGAAAGGGGAGAGATGCTATTTTACTTTTTCATAGGATGCTTTCTTCTGGTATGAAACCAAGTGAGAAAACTTTTGCATCTGTCTTTGGAGCCATTGATGATGGAATGGATGTACGAGTTGGTAAACAACTTCATTCTTTGATCATAAAATTAGGATTTGATTCATTTACCGTAGTCTGCAATACAACTTTGGCTTTTTACATTAAAAGAGGTCTTGTTGAGGAGGCTCTGAAGACTTTTTATGAGATGGATGAATATGATATTGTCACTTGGAATGCCATGATTACTGGCTTTGTAGGCTCTGGTCATTATGAAGGAGCAATTCAGTTTCTGCGTGACATGCTTTTTGAGGGTTTTGACCCTAACCTTTATACCTATTCTAGCCTCTTGAGCATTTGTGGGGATTTACCAGCAGTCCAGTGGGGAAAGCAAATTCATTCTCGCATTCTAAAACCTGGATTTGATTCAAATGTGGTTGTTGGAAGTGCCTTGATTGATATGTATGCCAAGTGTGGACGTATGGATGCTGCTAGGAAAGTTTTTGATACATTTCCTTCAAGGAACTTGATTTCTTGGAATACCATGCTGGTTGGCTATGCTCAAAATGGGTTTGCAAAGGAAGCTTTGGAGATCTATGAtatgatgcaaatgaatgggGTTAAACCCAATGACATCACATTTATTGGGGTGTTGTCTGCCTGTGGTCATGTAGGCCTTTTACAGGAAGGATTGTGCCACTTTAACTCCATGATTGGAGACTACAGGATCACTCCAAAGGCAGATCATCTGGCCTGTATGGTCAGTCTATTTGCCCGCCATGGACAAACACAAGAAGCATTTGATTTCATAAGGCGTTTTCCAGGAGAGGCAGATAAAGTTGTCTGGCGCTGTCTTTTGTCAGGCTGCAAAACTAATAAAGATGTGGTTTTGGGGAAATATGCAGCTGAAAGGGTATTAAGTATTGATCCTGATGATACTTCAGTGCATATCATGTTATCTAATATTTATGCAGGCTTAAGGATGTGGAATGAATTGGctgagactagaaaattgatgAAGGAGAAGACACTGAAGAAGGACACTGGGTTCAGCTGGACAGAGTTGAAGAACAGGATAGTTCTGTTCTCTGCAAGTCAAAATCCACATCTTGAGCAAAACAGTCTCCATGAAGTTTTGAGTGGATTGGCTGCCCAGATGGTTGATGAGAAATATGTTCCTGAAATCATGTTCTCGCTGCAATGTggtgagtaa
- the LOC113730690 gene encoding IQ domain-containing protein IQM3-like has protein sequence MELNGQSLSTSESLKENDDSESRTAAVKLQKVYRSYRTRRKLADSAVVAEELWWHAIDYARLNHSTISFFNFSKPETAASRWNRISLIASKVGKGLSQDDKARKLAFQHWIEAVDPRHRYGHNLNIYYDEWFGRDTGQPFFYWLDIGDGTKLDLDECPRSKLRQQCIKYLGPQERLHYEYVIAEGTFLHKQTGDLLNTTSGLKRAKWIFVMSASKRLYAAEKKKGYFHHSSFLAGGATLAAGRLVAEHGKVKSISTHSGHYRPTNENLGIFLAFLKDKGVNLEEVQV, from the exons ATGGAGCTCAATGGCCAATCGTTGTCAACCTCAGAATCACTTAAAGAAAATGATGATTCCGAATCCAGAACAGCAGCAGTGAAGCTGCAAAAGGTGTATAGGAGTTATCGCACCCGCCGTAAATTAGCAGATTCAGCTGTTGTTGCAGAAGAGCTCTG GTGGCATGCCATAGATTATGCTCGCCTGAACCATAGCACCATATCCTTCttcaatttctcaaaacctgAAACAGCTGCCTCTCGGTGGAATAGGATCAGCTTAATTGCTTCAAAG GTTGGAAAGGGCTTATCTCAGGATGATAAGGCCAGAAAGTTAGCTTTTCAACATTGGATTGAAGCT GTTGATCCAAGGCATAGGTACGGTCATAACTTGAATATTTACTACGATGAATGGTTTGGAAGAGATACAGGACAGCCATTTTTCTATTG GTTGGACATTGGAGATGGTACAAAACTTGACCTTGATGAATGCCCCAGATCAAAGCTTCGGCAACAATGCATCAAATATCTCGGACCT CAAGAGAGGTTGCATTATGAATATGTAATAGCTGAAGGTACTTTTCTACACAAACAAACTGGAGATCTTCTCAACACAACTAGTGGATTAAAACGTGCAAAATGGATATTTGTGATGAGTGCCTCCAAAAGGTTGTATGCTGCTGAG AAAAAGAAGGGGTATTTCCACCATTCCAGCTTTCTAGCCGGAGGTGCCACTCTAGCTGCAGGGAGACTTGTAGCAGAACATGGAAAAGTAAAG TCAATCTCAACACACAGTGGACATTACCGACCAACAAATGAGAATCTTGGCATCTTCCTGGCCTTTCTCAAAGACAAAGGAGTCAATCTTGAAGAGGTTCAGGTATAA